In Candidatus Zixiibacteriota bacterium, a genomic segment contains:
- the murA gene encoding UDP-N-acetylglucosamine 1-carboxyvinyltransferase — protein MDKFLIRGNKPLSGKIKVQGAKNAALPIIAGSLLVKKGETVLKNIPPLRDIDTLTAMLTHLGAKVSYDRNEGVMTIDASNLTSNKAPYDLMRKMRASFLVLGPILQRMGEARVSLPGGCALGPRPVDYHIKGFAGLGAEISEQKGYVIARAKRLKGNAIYFDRPSHTGTENIMFGAVMAKGTTHIINAACDPEVVDLSKFLTRAGAKIKGAGTPRMTIEGVAQLKPVKHTVMGDRLEAGTFLMAAMATGGNIIVSGAETSHLEIVLKKLVEAGAEIKDIKNGIKLAAPKKIKSVDVVTFPFPGFPTDLQACMTALLSKGDGISRVRETVFQDAFTYVMELNRLGADISVTANEAAITGVKKLTGASVMAPHIRAGAGLVLAGLAASGQTEVLRVYHIDRGYYRLEEKLRALGADINRISD, from the coding sequence ATGGATAAATTCTTAATACGCGGTAACAAACCTCTTTCGGGAAAAATAAAAGTGCAGGGCGCCAAGAACGCGGCCCTGCCGATAATAGCCGGATCACTTCTTGTCAAGAAAGGTGAAACGGTCCTCAAAAACATCCCCCCTCTCAGAGATATCGATACCCTGACGGCCATGTTGACTCATTTGGGCGCGAAGGTGAGCTATGACCGCAATGAAGGGGTTATGACCATTGACGCCTCAAATCTTACCAGCAATAAAGCGCCTTATGATCTCATGCGTAAAATGCGGGCCTCGTTTTTGGTACTGGGCCCTATCCTGCAGAGAATGGGCGAGGCAAGAGTTTCTCTCCCCGGTGGATGTGCCCTGGGACCGCGGCCGGTCGATTATCATATCAAGGGATTCGCCGGACTAGGCGCCGAAATTTCAGAGCAAAAGGGATACGTCATCGCTCGCGCAAAACGTTTGAAAGGCAATGCTATTTATTTTGATCGTCCCAGCCATACCGGAACTGAAAATATCATGTTCGGCGCGGTTATGGCTAAGGGAACGACACATATCATAAACGCCGCCTGCGATCCGGAGGTGGTAGATTTATCTAAATTCTTAACCAGGGCCGGCGCGAAAATAAAAGGCGCGGGGACACCCCGTATGACTATAGAAGGGGTCGCGCAATTAAAGCCCGTTAAACATACCGTCATGGGAGACCGTCTTGAAGCTGGTACCTTTTTGATGGCTGCTATGGCCACAGGAGGCAACATCATTGTTAGCGGTGCGGAAACATCTCACCTCGAAATAGTGTTAAAGAAATTAGTGGAGGCAGGCGCTGAAATCAAGGATATAAAAAATGGTATTAAACTTGCCGCCCCGAAAAAAATAAAATCTGTTGACGTGGTTACTTTCCCGTTTCCCGGGTTTCCCACCGATTTACAGGCCTGCATGACCGCTCTTTTATCGAAAGGTGATGGAATCAGCCGTGTCCGCGAGACTGTTTTTCAAGATGCTTTCACGTACGTGATGGAATTAAACCGCCTGGGAGCCGATATCAGCGTCACCGCCAACGAAGCCGCCATAACCGGCGTAAAAAAATTGACGGGAGCCTCAGTTATGGCTCCGCATATACGGGCCGGAGCCGGGTTGGTTTTAGCCGGGCTGGCCGCCTCAGGGCAGACTGAGGTATTGAGAGTGTATCATATTGATCGGGGATACTATCGATTGGAGGAAAAGTTGCGGGCGCTGGGCGCCGATATTAATAGAATAAGCGACTGA
- a CDS encoding histidine biosynthesis protein HisIE: MRKPTKKKASPRKKTTTRKVARKPARTTWKKAAPKKTTRKVVKKAKLWTPAEIRELKKLYKKTPNPQIAKALKRTLSSVRSKAVALSLKKAATPKRAVPKKKATAKKKTARKRMTAMKRKAAPKRKIKRR, from the coding sequence GTGCGAAAACCTACAAAAAAGAAAGCATCTCCCAGAAAGAAGACTACGACTAGAAAGGTCGCTCGAAAGCCAGCCCGTACAACCTGGAAGAAAGCGGCTCCGAAAAAAACTACTAGAAAAGTAGTCAAGAAAGCCAAACTCTGGACACCGGCTGAGATTCGCGAATTAAAAAAGCTGTACAAAAAGACTCCCAATCCTCAAATCGCGAAAGCTCTGAAGAGAACCCTGAGTTCCGTACGATCCAAAGCGGTTGCTCTTTCTTTGAAGAAAGCGGCTACACCTAAAAGGGCCGTGCCAAAGAAAAAAGCGACTGCTAAGAAAAAGACGGCTCGTAAAAGGATGACGGCAATGAAAAGAAAAGCCGCGCCCAAACGCAAAATCAAACGCCGCTAA
- a CDS encoding AAA family ATPase, whose product MSEINNKWRIPVEKLRFRFDEKKVEHTPLDEIEPCCGIIGQDRAISAVELGLEIKSKGYNIFVTGLPGTGRTTAVKLLLDEIEKDETVELKDICYVNNFKMPDSPRVLYFAAGEGRKFKKAVSYLIDSLVTIIPKIFSGENYRQRRERIITEFETRQKELFKDFEKDLKEKGFVLVQLQFGQTVRPDLHPFINNEPVSLNELEKLTDEGKFPEINLKELKAEYEKLSKQFEVISGQSKKISSDLEEELNKLDTSLVVPLVNDKIETLKNLYDDEKTREYLSDLNEILIEELDLFRGTDAENAEQDGATKIRSLFNAFTVNLLVDNNGFNKRPIIIEEFPTYKNLFGSIERVYSSGSGWRSDFTRIRSGSILEANGGYLVLNAIDLFNDPQLWPMLKRTLRSGHLVISNIDTPFMSGSGLKPEKIDLDVKVILIGESRVYDTLFRADADFKKVFKVKAEFDNVMKNDESGINQYAQFVKKIVYEDDLMDVNHSGLAALLEFGVKLSGRHDRLSTRFTNIADVIRESSWLARKNGKSKIDREIIKETILMQKNRVNLIETKMHEMYQRALYLIDVTGWEIGQINGLSVYDLGEHSFGRPTRITASLSPGADGIINIEREASLSGRLYDKGVLILTGFMRHRFGSKRPLVFTASLCFEQSYSGVDGDSASSTEIYALLSALSGKPINQSLAVTGSVNQKGEIQPIGGVNQKIEGYFDTCMINGLTGEQGVMIPKQNEPELMLKDEIIEAVEKNKFHIYAVENIDEGIELLTGIPAGEINDDGDYPEDTINYLADIKLRELADTWRDYIK is encoded by the coding sequence ATGTCAGAAATAAATAACAAATGGCGGATTCCGGTTGAGAAACTTCGTTTCCGTTTTGATGAGAAGAAGGTTGAGCATACGCCTTTGGATGAGATTGAACCGTGCTGCGGGATAATAGGGCAGGATCGAGCGATTTCCGCTGTTGAACTGGGGCTTGAGATAAAATCAAAAGGATACAATATTTTCGTAACCGGCTTGCCCGGTACCGGACGGACTACCGCCGTAAAGCTTCTTCTGGATGAAATTGAAAAAGACGAAACGGTTGAACTTAAGGATATTTGCTATGTGAACAATTTCAAAATGCCCGACTCTCCGCGGGTGTTGTACTTTGCCGCCGGTGAAGGGCGCAAATTCAAAAAGGCCGTTTCGTATCTGATAGATTCCCTGGTAACGATTATTCCCAAAATATTTTCGGGCGAGAATTATCGACAGCGACGCGAGCGAATTATCACCGAGTTTGAGACGCGTCAAAAGGAGTTGTTTAAGGATTTTGAAAAAGACCTTAAGGAAAAAGGATTTGTTCTGGTACAGCTTCAATTTGGCCAAACGGTACGGCCGGACCTTCATCCGTTTATCAATAATGAACCGGTGTCTTTGAATGAATTGGAGAAATTAACCGATGAGGGGAAATTCCCTGAAATCAATTTAAAGGAATTGAAAGCGGAATATGAAAAATTATCGAAGCAGTTTGAAGTAATTTCCGGCCAAAGTAAAAAGATTTCATCCGATTTGGAAGAGGAGTTAAATAAGCTTGATACGTCGTTGGTGGTTCCCCTGGTAAATGATAAAATAGAAACTCTAAAAAATCTTTATGATGATGAAAAAACACGCGAATACCTGTCAGACTTGAACGAAATCCTGATTGAGGAACTTGATTTGTTTCGGGGAACTGATGCGGAGAATGCTGAACAAGATGGCGCGACCAAAATCCGTTCGTTGTTTAATGCTTTTACCGTGAATCTATTAGTCGATAACAATGGTTTCAATAAACGCCCGATCATTATAGAAGAATTTCCAACTTACAAGAATCTTTTTGGTTCGATTGAGCGGGTGTATTCATCGGGTTCGGGATGGAGATCCGATTTTACTCGCATCAGGAGTGGCTCTATTCTTGAAGCCAACGGCGGTTATTTAGTTCTAAATGCGATTGACCTGTTTAATGATCCTCAATTATGGCCTATGCTGAAACGGACTCTGCGCTCCGGGCATCTCGTTATTTCAAATATTGATACGCCGTTTATGAGCGGCAGCGGTCTGAAACCGGAAAAAATCGATTTGGATGTCAAGGTGATTTTGATTGGCGAAAGCCGGGTGTATGATACATTGTTTCGAGCCGACGCCGATTTTAAGAAAGTCTTCAAAGTCAAAGCCGAGTTTGATAATGTTATGAAAAATGATGAGTCGGGGATTAATCAATATGCTCAATTTGTCAAAAAGATCGTTTATGAAGATGATTTGATGGATGTGAATCATTCGGGATTGGCAGCACTCCTGGAATTTGGCGTGAAACTATCCGGGCGTCACGACCGTTTATCGACTCGCTTTACCAATATCGCCGATGTCATTCGAGAATCATCATGGCTGGCGCGAAAAAACGGCAAAAGCAAAATTGATCGTGAAATCATAAAAGAAACCATTCTCATGCAGAAAAACCGAGTCAATCTTATCGAGACCAAGATGCATGAGATGTATCAGCGGGCGTTATATCTTATTGACGTGACCGGTTGGGAAATCGGTCAAATCAACGGTTTGTCGGTCTATGACCTGGGAGAGCATTCTTTCGGGCGGCCGACCCGAATCACCGCTTCTCTTTCACCGGGAGCGGACGGCATTATAAATATAGAGCGTGAAGCCTCGCTATCGGGTCGCTTGTATGATAAGGGTGTTTTGATTTTAACCGGTTTCATGCGCCATCGCTTCGGGAGTAAACGTCCTCTGGTATTTACGGCATCGCTTTGTTTTGAGCAGTCATATTCCGGAGTTGACGGTGACTCAGCTTCATCAACGGAAATTTACGCCCTGCTTTCGGCCTTGTCCGGCAAACCGATTAATCAATCATTGGCGGTAACCGGTTCGGTAAATCAAAAGGGGGAGATTCAGCCAATCGGAGGAGTCAATCAGAAGATTGAGGGTTATTTTGATACTTGTATGATTAACGGCCTTACCGGTGAGCAGGGAGTCATGATTCCCAAACAGAATGAACCCGAATTAATGCTGAAAGATGAAATTATCGAAGCAGTTGAGAAAAATAAATTTCATATCTACGCTGTCGAAAATATCGACGAAGGGATAGAGTTGTTGACCGGCATTCCCGCTGGCGAGATAAATGATGATGGCGATTATCCGGAAGATACCATCAATTATCTGGCTGACATAAAGCTTCGGGAGCTCGCCGATACCTGGCGCGATTATATAAAGTAG
- the hemE gene encoding uroporphyrinogen decarboxylase, translated as MSNYKFIQAAFGQPHESVPIWVMRQAGRYLPEFRAVREQISFMDLCRSPEHMTEVTLQPIDIFGFDAAILFSDILIPLEPLGVNVSFDKGGPQVSPTVRSPQDVKDLKNYNPLDELVYPLQGIKEIKKRLDGRAPLIGFCGAPFTLACYLIEGSGTLNFTETKKFVYNYPTEATALLSHLAEVTGKYLKAQIEAGADAVQLFDSWGLALPPEAYRKYSLPFIKTVFEICKTEGIPRILYLNNTSPYLEIIAELECEVIGVDWRTDIKTAATILDGKALQGNLDPHILFGPGELVCREATRILEATANMDGFIFNLGHGILPETPVENVRLLVDTVHAFNCNNK; from the coding sequence TTGTCGAATTATAAATTTATCCAAGCCGCATTTGGTCAACCTCATGAGAGCGTGCCTATCTGGGTAATGCGCCAGGCCGGTCGATATCTTCCTGAGTTCCGCGCCGTTAGGGAGCAGATTTCATTTATGGATTTGTGCCGTTCTCCCGAGCACATGACCGAAGTAACTTTGCAGCCGATTGATATTTTCGGATTCGATGCCGCAATACTATTTTCCGATATCTTGATTCCCTTGGAGCCGCTGGGGGTGAATGTCTCATTTGATAAGGGGGGCCCCCAGGTATCGCCTACCGTACGCTCACCGCAAGATGTTAAGGATCTCAAAAATTATAACCCCCTCGATGAACTGGTTTATCCTTTACAGGGGATAAAGGAGATAAAAAAACGTCTCGATGGTCGCGCCCCGCTTATCGGTTTTTGCGGTGCCCCTTTTACTTTAGCTTGCTACTTAATTGAAGGTAGCGGAACACTGAATTTTACAGAAACCAAGAAATTTGTCTATAATTATCCAACGGAAGCGACAGCTTTATTGAGTCACCTGGCTGAAGTAACCGGAAAATATCTGAAGGCGCAAATTGAAGCCGGAGCTGACGCGGTGCAACTATTTGATTCCTGGGGGCTGGCCTTACCTCCCGAGGCTTACAGAAAATACTCTCTGCCATTTATAAAAACCGTATTTGAAATTTGTAAAACCGAAGGTATCCCTCGCATACTTTATTTGAATAATACTTCCCCTTATCTGGAAATTATTGCCGAGCTTGAATGCGAGGTGATCGGGGTTGACTGGAGGACCGATATAAAAACAGCGGCGACAATACTCGATGGAAAGGCTCTCCAGGGCAATCTCGATCCGCATATTCTATTTGGGCCCGGTGAATTAGTGTGCCGCGAAGCTACTCGTATTCTTGAGGCGACGGCAAATATGGATGGATTTATTTTTAATCTGGGACACGGCATATTGCCGGAAACTCCGGTTGAAAATGTTCGTCTTTTAGTCGATACGGTTCACGCCTTTAATTGCAATAACAAATAA
- the hemL gene encoding glutamate-1-semialdehyde 2,1-aminomutase — translation MSDYHKSEELFSRAIKVTPGGVNSPVRAFSAVGGNPPFIERGEGAYLYDYDGNKYIDFCCSWGPLILGHACPEVIEAIKKTAEKGTSFGATTKLEVQLAEKIVGKINPIESIRFVSSGTEAVMSAIRLARGFTGRDKIIKFNGCYHGHSDYLLVKAGSGLATLGEPSSGGVPADFAKHTLIADLDDEESVKGYFDKYGNEIACVVIEPIPANNGLLLQRREFLRFLRDITEKNGSLLIFDEVISGFRVGWGGAAELYDIVPDLMTFGKVIGGGMPVGAFGGRSEIMYKLAPLGSVYQAGTLSGNPVAMAAGLETLNILENRDGYTKLENLGSHFKKALKQNLDGIVCSIIRQGSIIWIWFQSEVPRRADAIDSGAIEKYNLVHRKILDSGVYLPPSGYEVMFVSLAHTADMLDEAAKKIGQAVKA, via the coding sequence TTGTCTGATTATCACAAATCTGAAGAGTTGTTCAGTCGCGCTATAAAAGTAACACCCGGCGGGGTCAATTCACCGGTTCGGGCATTTTCGGCGGTGGGAGGTAATCCTCCCTTTATAGAACGAGGCGAGGGCGCGTATCTATACGACTATGATGGAAACAAGTACATAGATTTTTGCTGTAGCTGGGGTCCGCTCATTTTGGGTCATGCCTGCCCCGAAGTCATAGAGGCAATTAAGAAAACGGCTGAGAAGGGCACCAGTTTTGGAGCGACGACTAAGTTGGAAGTTCAGCTGGCCGAGAAAATCGTTGGGAAAATCAACCCGATAGAAAGTATCAGGTTCGTTTCGTCGGGGACGGAAGCGGTTATGTCAGCGATTCGCCTGGCGCGCGGTTTTACCGGTCGGGACAAGATTATCAAATTTAACGGATGCTATCACGGTCACAGCGACTATCTACTGGTAAAAGCCGGTTCCGGGCTGGCGACGCTGGGTGAACCGTCTTCGGGAGGTGTACCGGCCGATTTCGCCAAGCATACGCTGATTGCAGACCTCGATGATGAAGAATCGGTTAAAGGATATTTTGATAAATACGGAAATGAAATCGCGTGCGTCGTGATTGAACCGATACCAGCCAATAATGGCTTGCTCTTACAGCGTCGTGAATTCCTGCGGTTTTTGCGCGATATAACCGAAAAAAATGGGTCACTCCTGATATTTGATGAAGTCATATCCGGTTTTCGTGTAGGTTGGGGCGGGGCCGCGGAGTTGTATGATATCGTTCCTGACCTGATGACGTTCGGCAAAGTCATTGGCGGCGGTATGCCGGTTGGAGCTTTCGGCGGCCGGAGTGAAATAATGTATAAACTGGCGCCTTTAGGATCTGTTTATCAGGCCGGAACGCTATCGGGAAATCCGGTAGCGATGGCCGCGGGATTGGAAACTCTTAATATCCTTGAGAATCGGGACGGTTATACAAAACTTGAAAATCTCGGTTCACATTTTAAAAAGGCCTTAAAGCAGAATCTGGACGGTATCGTTTGTTCCATTATTCGCCAGGGATCGATTATCTGGATATGGTTCCAGTCCGAAGTTCCTCGTCGCGCTGATGCGATTGATTCAGGCGCGATCGAGAAATATAATTTGGTGCATCGGAAAATCCTGGATAGCGGAGTTTATTTGCCTCCCTCAGGCTATGAAGTAATGTTCGTATCGCTGGCGCATACTGCCGATATGCTTGATGAAGCGGCAAAGAAAATAGGTCAGGCGGTCAAAGCATAA